A window of the Scandinavium goeteborgense genome harbors these coding sequences:
- the rbsD gene encoding D-ribose pyranase: protein MKKGTVLNADISSVISRLGHTDTLVVCDAGLPVPHSTQRIDMALTQGVPSFMQVLEVVTTEMQVETAILAAEIKTHNPQLHETLLNHLEQLQQHQGNTIEIRYTTHEQFKRQTADSQAVIRSGECSPYANIILCAGVTF, encoded by the coding sequence ATGAAGAAAGGTACGGTACTCAACGCTGATATTTCCTCGGTCATTTCCCGTCTTGGGCATACCGATACGCTGGTGGTTTGTGATGCAGGCCTGCCTGTCCCGCACAGCACACAGCGCATTGATATGGCATTAACCCAGGGTGTGCCTTCATTTATGCAGGTACTGGAGGTGGTGACGACCGAAATGCAGGTTGAGACGGCAATTCTCGCCGCGGAAATCAAAACACATAATCCGCAGCTCCACGAAACGTTGCTCAATCACCTCGAGCAGCTGCAGCAACACCAGGGAAACACCATTGAAATTCGTTACACCACACACGAGCAGTTCAAACGACAAACCGCAGACAGTCAGGCGGTGATTCGCAGCGGGGAGTGTTCCCCGTATGCGAATATCATTCTCTGTGCTGGCGTCACTTTCTGA
- the mdtD gene encoding multidrug transporter subunit MdtD, translating into MTEKKSRSMAGLPWIAAMAFFMQALDATILNTALPAIAHSLNRSPLAMQSAIISYTLTVAMLIPVSGWLADRFGTRRIFMIAVSLFTLGSLACALSGSLTQLVIFRVIQGVGGAMMMPVARLALLRAYPRSELLPVLNFVTMPGLVGPILGPVLGGVLVTWASWHWIFLINIPIGIAGLLYARKYMPNFTTPRRKFDMTGFLLFGLSLVLFSSGMELFGEKIVATWMALAIIAVSVLLLLAYIRHARRHPTPLIALPMFKTRTFSVGIVGNLATRLGTGCVPFLMPLMLQVGFGYPALIAGCMMAPTALGSILAKSTVTQVLRWLGYRKTLVGITVFIGLMIAQFSLQSPSMPVWMLVLPLFVLGMAMSTQFTSMNTITLADLTDENASSGNSVLAVTQQLSISLGVAISAAVLRFYEGFEGSNTVEQFHYTFITMGALTVVSALTFMLLKPKDGRNLIKERHKKA; encoded by the coding sequence ATGACCGAGAAGAAATCACGCAGTATGGCCGGTTTGCCGTGGATTGCGGCGATGGCCTTCTTTATGCAAGCGCTGGATGCCACCATCCTGAACACCGCGCTCCCCGCAATTGCCCACAGTCTGAATCGCTCCCCATTGGCGATGCAGTCGGCCATTATCAGTTACACCCTGACGGTGGCGATGCTGATCCCGGTCAGCGGCTGGCTGGCCGATCGCTTCGGCACGCGTCGCATCTTTATGATTGCCGTGAGTCTGTTTACCCTGGGCTCGCTAGCATGCGCCCTGTCAGGTTCATTAACGCAGTTGGTTATCTTCCGCGTGATCCAAGGGGTCGGCGGCGCAATGATGATGCCCGTCGCCCGCCTCGCGCTGCTACGTGCCTATCCGCGCAGTGAACTTCTGCCTGTTCTGAACTTCGTGACCATGCCTGGGCTGGTCGGTCCCATTCTTGGGCCGGTGCTGGGCGGCGTGCTGGTAACCTGGGCGAGCTGGCACTGGATTTTCCTGATTAACATTCCGATCGGCATCGCCGGGCTGTTGTATGCCCGCAAATATATGCCGAACTTCACCACGCCACGCCGCAAATTTGATATGACCGGCTTCCTGCTGTTTGGCCTGAGTCTGGTGCTATTCTCCAGCGGGATGGAGTTGTTCGGCGAGAAAATTGTCGCGACGTGGATGGCGCTGGCCATCATTGCGGTCAGTGTTCTTCTATTACTGGCATACATTCGCCACGCGCGCCGACATCCCACGCCGCTCATCGCGCTGCCGATGTTCAAGACGCGCACCTTCTCCGTGGGAATTGTCGGCAACCTCGCCACCCGTCTCGGTACCGGCTGCGTTCCGTTTCTGATGCCGTTGATGTTGCAGGTTGGGTTTGGTTATCCAGCGCTAATCGCTGGCTGCATGATGGCACCCACAGCGTTAGGGTCGATTCTGGCGAAATCGACGGTGACGCAGGTGCTGCGTTGGCTGGGTTATCGTAAAACACTGGTAGGGATTACGGTGTTTATCGGTCTGATGATTGCACAGTTCTCGCTGCAGTCGCCGTCCATGCCGGTGTGGATGCTGGTCCTGCCTTTATTCGTGCTGGGAATGGCAATGTCGACGCAGTTTACGTCGATGAACACCATAACGCTGGCTGACCTCACCGACGAAAACGCCAGCAGCGGCAATAGCGTGCTGGCCGTGACGCAGCAGCTGTCTATTAGCCTTGGGGTAGCCATCAGTGCCGCAGTGCTGCGCTTTTATGAAGGGTTCGAGGGTAGCAACACCGTGGAACAGTTCCACTACACCTTTATTACGATGGGGGCCCTCACAGTGGTATCGGCACTGACGTTTATGCTGTTAAAACCGAAAGATGGTCGCAACCTGATTAAAGAGCGGCACAAGAAAGCTTAG
- the rbsB gene encoding ribose ABC transporter substrate-binding protein RbsB: MNMKKLATLVSAVALSATVSANAMAKDTIALVISTLNNPFFVSLKDGAQKEADKLGYNLVVLDSQNNPAKELANVQDLTVRGTKILLINPTDSDAVGNAVKMANQAKIPVITLDRQASKGEVVSHIASDNVLGGKIAGDYIAKKAGEGAKVIELQGIAGTSAARERGEGFQQAVAAHKFDVLASQPADFDRTKGLNVMQNLLTAHPDVKAVFAQNDEMALGALRALQTAGKSDVMVVGFDGTPDGEKAVNDGKLAATIAQLPEQIGAQGVDVAAKVLKGEKVQAKYPVDLKLVIKQ; the protein is encoded by the coding sequence ATGAACATGAAAAAACTGGCTACCCTGGTTTCTGCTGTGGCACTGAGCGCCACCGTAAGTGCTAACGCAATGGCGAAAGACACCATTGCGCTGGTTATCTCGACTCTGAACAACCCGTTCTTCGTTTCCCTGAAAGACGGGGCGCAGAAAGAGGCGGATAAACTGGGCTACAACCTGGTGGTACTGGATTCTCAGAACAACCCGGCGAAAGAGCTGGCGAACGTTCAGGACCTGACCGTACGTGGCACCAAAATTCTGCTGATCAACCCAACCGATTCGGACGCCGTGGGTAACGCCGTAAAAATGGCAAACCAGGCGAAGATCCCCGTGATTACGCTGGACCGTCAGGCATCTAAAGGTGAGGTGGTGAGCCACATTGCATCTGATAACGTGCTGGGCGGCAAAATCGCGGGCGACTACATCGCGAAGAAAGCCGGTGAAGGCGCGAAAGTTATTGAACTGCAGGGTATTGCAGGAACGTCTGCCGCTCGCGAGCGTGGCGAAGGTTTCCAGCAGGCCGTTGCAGCGCACAAATTTGATGTCCTGGCCAGCCAGCCAGCAGACTTCGACCGTACAAAAGGTCTGAACGTCATGCAGAACCTGCTGACCGCGCATCCTGATGTGAAAGCCGTCTTCGCGCAGAACGACGAAATGGCGCTGGGTGCACTGCGTGCGCTGCAGACTGCCGGTAAGTCAGATGTGATGGTTGTCGGTTTTGATGGCACTCCGGATGGCGAAAAGGCAGTAAATGATGGCAAACTGGCAGCGACGATTGCACAGCTGCCAGAGCAAATCGGCGCCCAGGGCGTTGACGTTGCTGCTAAGGTGCTGAAAGGTGAGAAGGTTCAGGCCAAATATCCTGTTGACCTGAAGCTCGTCATCAAGCAATAA
- the rbsA gene encoding ribose ABC transporter ATP-binding protein RbsA produces the protein MDALLQLKGIDKSFPGVKALSGASLNVYSGRVMALVGENGAGKSTMMKVLTGIYSKDAGSLHWLGQEVIFTGPKSSQEAGIGIIHQELNLIPQLTIAENIFLGREFVNRFGKIDWKTMYAEADKLLAKLNLRFKSDRLVGELSIGDQQMVEIAKVLSFESKVIIMDEPTDALTDTETESLFRVIRELKSQGRGIVYISHRMKEIFEICDDVTVFRDGQFIAEREVATLTEDSLIEMMVGRKLEDQYPRIDKTPGDERLKVDNLCGPGVENVSFTLRKGEILGVAGLMGAGRTELMKVLYGALPRSSGYVTLDGHEVVTKSPQDGLANGIVYISEDRKRDGLVLGMSVKENMSLTALRYFSKAGGGLKHKDEQQAVSDFIRLFNVKTPSMEQAIGLLSGGNQQKVAIARGLMTRPKVLILDEPTRGVDVGAKKEIYQLINQFKADGLSIILVSSEMPEVLGMSDRIMVMHEGHLGGEFTREQATQEVLMAAAVGKLNRVNQE, from the coding sequence ATGGACGCATTACTGCAACTTAAAGGGATCGATAAATCTTTCCCGGGCGTAAAAGCCCTTTCCGGCGCTTCGCTGAACGTCTACTCCGGCCGCGTGATGGCGCTGGTGGGCGAAAACGGCGCCGGTAAATCGACGATGATGAAAGTGCTGACCGGGATCTACAGCAAAGATGCCGGTTCCCTGCATTGGCTGGGCCAGGAAGTGATCTTTACCGGACCGAAATCCTCTCAGGAAGCTGGGATCGGCATCATCCATCAGGAACTGAATCTGATCCCGCAGCTGACCATCGCCGAGAACATCTTTTTAGGCCGTGAGTTCGTCAACCGCTTCGGCAAAATCGACTGGAAAACCATGTACGCCGAAGCAGACAAACTGCTGGCGAAGCTCAACCTGCGCTTTAAAAGCGACAGGCTGGTGGGTGAACTGTCGATTGGCGATCAGCAGATGGTGGAAATCGCCAAAGTGCTGAGCTTCGAGTCGAAGGTCATCATCATGGATGAACCGACGGACGCGCTGACCGACACCGAAACCGAATCGTTATTCCGCGTCATTCGCGAGCTGAAATCCCAGGGCCGCGGCATCGTTTATATCTCTCACCGAATGAAAGAGATCTTTGAAATTTGCGATGACGTGACCGTGTTCCGTGACGGCCAGTTTATTGCCGAGCGCGAAGTGGCGACGCTCACCGAAGATTCACTGATTGAAATGATGGTCGGGCGCAAGCTCGAAGACCAGTATCCGCGCATCGACAAAACGCCGGGTGACGAGCGCCTGAAGGTCGATAACCTGTGCGGGCCGGGCGTGGAAAATGTCAGCTTTACGCTGCGCAAAGGGGAAATCCTCGGCGTGGCGGGCTTGATGGGTGCCGGGCGAACCGAGCTGATGAAAGTGCTTTATGGCGCACTGCCGCGTTCCAGCGGTTACGTCACCCTGGATGGTCATGAAGTGGTGACCAAATCCCCGCAGGACGGTCTGGCCAACGGCATCGTTTATATCTCCGAAGACCGTAAGCGTGACGGCCTGGTGCTGGGTATGTCGGTGAAAGAGAATATGTCGCTGACTGCGCTGCGCTATTTCAGCAAGGCGGGCGGAGGCCTGAAGCATAAAGATGAACAGCAGGCGGTGAGCGATTTCATCCGTCTGTTTAATGTCAAAACCCCGTCAATGGAGCAGGCGATTGGCTTGCTCTCCGGCGGTAATCAGCAAAAAGTGGCGATTGCCCGCGGGCTGATGACGCGCCCGAAAGTGCTTATCCTCGATGAGCCAACCCGTGGCGTGGACGTCGGGGCGAAGAAAGAGATTTATCAGCTGATTAACCAGTTTAAAGCCGATGGCCTGAGCATCATTCTTGTCTCTTCGGAGATGCCGGAAGTGCTGGGCATGAGCGACCGCATCATGGTGATGCACGAAGGGCATCTCGGCGGTGAATTCACACGCGAGCAGGCCACCCAGGAAGTATTGATGGCTGCCGCTGTGGGCAAGCTTAATCGTGTGAATCAGGAGTAA
- the rbsR gene encoding ribose operon transcriptional repressor RbsR → MATMKDVARLAGVSTSTVSHVINKDRFVSESITEKVNAAIKSLNYAPSALARSLKLNQTHTIGMLITASTNPFYSELVRGVERSCFERGYSLVLCNTEGDEQRMNSNLETLMQKRVDGLLLLCTETHQPSPEIVQRYPSIPTVMMDWAPFDGDSDIIQDNSLLGGDMATQYLIDKGYRRIACIAGPLDKTPARLRLEGYQAAMARSGLPIVDGYIITSNFEFGGGLTAMQALLALPEPPQAVFVGNDAMAVGVYQALYQAGLNIPRDVAVVGYDDIELAAYMTPPLTTIHQPKDELGELAIDVLIHRMAQPGQKQQRVQLTPELVVRGSA, encoded by the coding sequence TTGGCTACCATGAAGGATGTTGCTCGCCTGGCGGGCGTTTCCACTTCGACGGTCTCTCACGTCATTAATAAAGACCGGTTTGTCAGCGAAAGCATCACCGAAAAGGTGAATGCCGCCATTAAAAGCCTTAACTACGCGCCTTCGGCCCTGGCGCGTAGCCTCAAACTCAATCAGACCCACACGATCGGCATGCTGATCACCGCCAGTACCAATCCGTTTTACTCGGAGCTGGTTCGCGGCGTGGAGCGCAGCTGCTTTGAACGCGGCTACAGCCTGGTGCTCTGCAACACCGAAGGCGACGAACAGCGGATGAACAGTAATCTCGAAACGCTGATGCAAAAGCGCGTCGACGGTTTATTGCTGTTGTGTACCGAAACGCATCAGCCGTCGCCGGAAATCGTCCAGCGCTATCCTTCTATACCGACGGTGATGATGGACTGGGCGCCGTTCGACGGTGACAGCGATATTATTCAGGATAACTCGCTGCTCGGCGGGGACATGGCGACGCAGTACCTGATCGACAAAGGTTATCGCCGTATCGCCTGTATTGCCGGGCCGCTGGATAAAACGCCCGCGCGCCTGCGCCTTGAAGGGTATCAGGCGGCAATGGCGCGTAGTGGCTTGCCGATTGTTGATGGCTACATTATTACCAGCAATTTTGAATTTGGCGGCGGATTAACGGCGATGCAGGCATTGCTGGCGCTACCGGAACCCCCGCAGGCGGTGTTCGTGGGTAATGATGCGATGGCGGTCGGGGTTTATCAGGCGCTGTATCAGGCGGGACTGAATATTCCACGGGATGTGGCGGTCGTCGGTTATGACGATATCGAACTGGCGGCCTACATGACGCCGCCGCTGACGACAATCCATCAGCCTAAAGATGAACTGGGTGAGCTGGCTATCGACGTATTGATCCACCGAATGGCGCAGCCCGGGCAGAAACAGCAGCGTGTGCAGCTGACGCCTGAGCTGGTGGTGCGCGGTTCTGCCTAA
- a CDS encoding FadR/GntR family transcriptional regulator: MSLSAQQLAAQKNISWVLAEKLAQKILTGEYPPECILPGEMELGEQFGVSRTAVREAVKTLTAKGMVLPRPRIGTRVMPRSDWNFLDKELISWWLTESNFEEVVEHFLVMRSSLEPQACLLAATLGSAEQKARLNTLMEEMVHLKRHFDRQRWIEVDMAWHEQIYAMSSNPFLTSFASLFHSVYQTYFAAITQNEVVKLDLHQAIVDAIQESDGPRAWQACQALLTAPNTQATQ; this comes from the coding sequence ATGTCCTTGAGCGCGCAACAGCTGGCGGCACAAAAGAACATTTCATGGGTTCTTGCAGAGAAACTGGCGCAGAAGATTTTGACCGGAGAATACCCGCCGGAGTGCATCCTCCCCGGAGAGATGGAGTTGGGCGAGCAGTTTGGCGTAAGCCGTACCGCCGTTCGTGAAGCGGTGAAGACGCTGACCGCAAAAGGAATGGTTTTGCCGCGACCACGTATTGGCACCCGAGTGATGCCCCGTAGCGACTGGAACTTCCTTGATAAAGAGCTGATATCCTGGTGGCTGACCGAAAGTAACTTTGAAGAAGTCGTAGAACACTTCCTTGTTATGCGCAGCAGCCTTGAACCGCAGGCCTGCTTGCTGGCGGCCACGCTCGGCAGCGCGGAACAAAAAGCCCGGCTGAATACATTAATGGAAGAGATGGTCCATCTGAAGCGGCACTTTGACCGCCAGCGCTGGATTGAAGTGGACATGGCCTGGCACGAACAAATCTATGCGATGAGCTCCAACCCATTTCTGACCTCCTTTGCTTCGCTGTTTCATTCTGTCTATCAGACTTACTTTGCCGCCATCACCCAAAACGAAGTGGTGAAGCTCGATCTCCACCAGGCCATTGTGGATGCTATTCAGGAAAGCGATGGTCCACGCGCCTGGCAGGCTTGCCAGGCACTGTTAACGGCCCCAAACACTCAGGCTACTCAATAG
- the rbsC gene encoding ribose ABC transporter permease, whose translation MTTQAVAGRRYFTKAWLLEQKSLIALLVLIAVVSTMSPNFFTVNNLFNILQQTSVNAIMAVGMTLVILTSGIDLSVGSLLALTGAVAASIVGIEVNALVAVAAALALGAAIGAVTGVIVAKGRVQAFIATLVMMLLLRGMTMVYTNGSPVNTGFTDNADVFGWFGIGRPLGIPTPVWIMAIVFLAAWYMLHHTRLGRYIYALGGNEAATRLSGISVNKVKIIVYSLCGMLASLAGIIEVARLSSAQPTAGTGYELDAIAAVVLGGTSLAGGKGRIVGTLIGALILGFLNNGLNLLGVSSYYQMIVKAVVILLAVLVDNKKQ comes from the coding sequence ATGACTACCCAGGCTGTTGCTGGTCGCCGTTATTTCACCAAAGCGTGGCTGTTGGAGCAAAAGTCGCTGATTGCTCTATTGGTGCTGATAGCCGTTGTCTCGACCATGAGTCCGAACTTTTTTACCGTTAATAACCTGTTCAACATCCTGCAACAGACGTCGGTTAACGCCATCATGGCGGTGGGGATGACGCTGGTCATTCTGACCTCGGGCATCGATTTGTCCGTCGGTTCACTGCTGGCCCTGACCGGAGCGGTTGCAGCGTCGATTGTCGGTATTGAAGTGAATGCGCTGGTGGCCGTCGCGGCTGCGCTGGCACTAGGTGCGGCGATTGGCGCGGTGACGGGTGTGATTGTCGCCAAAGGTCGGGTGCAGGCATTTATCGCCACGCTGGTGATGATGCTGCTGCTACGCGGGATGACGATGGTGTACACCAACGGCAGCCCGGTGAATACGGGCTTTACCGATAATGCCGATGTCTTTGGCTGGTTTGGTATTGGCCGTCCGCTGGGGATTCCAACGCCGGTGTGGATCATGGCGATTGTGTTCCTCGCGGCCTGGTACATGCTGCACCACACCCGCCTGGGTCGCTACATCTACGCGCTGGGCGGTAACGAAGCGGCAACGCGTCTGTCCGGCATCAGCGTCAATAAAGTCAAAATTATCGTTTATTCGCTGTGCGGCATGTTGGCCTCACTGGCGGGAATTATCGAAGTGGCGCGCCTGTCGTCTGCGCAGCCGACGGCGGGTACCGGCTATGAGCTTGACGCGATTGCGGCGGTGGTGCTGGGCGGAACCAGTCTTGCGGGCGGCAAAGGTCGCATTGTTGGGACGCTGATCGGCGCTTTGATTCTCGGTTTCCTTAATAATGGTTTGAATTTGTTAGGTGTTTCCTCCTATTACCAGATGATCGTCAAAGCGGTGGTGATATTGCTGGCGGTGCTGGTAGACAACAAAAAGCAGTAA
- the mobB gene encoding molybdopterin-guanine dinucleotide biosynthesis protein MobB translates to MTPVLAIAAWSGTGKTTLLKALIPELCARGLRPGLIKHTHHRMDIDTPGKDSYELRKAGAAQTLVASGQRWALMTETPEAEEPDLQYLVSRMELSTLDLVLVEGFKHEPVAKMMLFRQGTSHTIEELTLDEYVVAIAADTPIDTPCPLLDLNNINQIAEFVEQWVEQQKAVKQER, encoded by the coding sequence ATGACGCCGGTTCTGGCCATTGCCGCGTGGAGCGGCACGGGGAAAACAACCTTACTAAAAGCACTGATCCCGGAACTCTGTGCACGTGGTTTACGTCCGGGGCTTATCAAACATACTCATCATCGGATGGATATCGACACTCCTGGGAAAGACAGCTATGAACTGCGTAAGGCAGGTGCCGCCCAAACGCTGGTTGCCAGCGGACAGCGCTGGGCATTAATGACGGAAACGCCAGAAGCGGAAGAGCCTGATCTGCAGTATCTGGTTAGTCGCATGGAACTCTCAACGCTGGATCTGGTGCTTGTTGAAGGTTTTAAACACGAGCCTGTCGCCAAAATGATGCTCTTCCGACAAGGTACGTCTCACACGATTGAAGAACTGACTCTCGACGAATACGTAGTCGCTATTGCCGCTGACACACCGATTGATACACCTTGCCCATTATTGGATCTCAACAACATCAATCAGATAGCTGAGTTTGTTGAGCAATGGGTAGAGCAACAGAAAGCCGTTAAGCAGGAGCGATAA
- the rbsK gene encoding ribokinase — protein sequence MKTAGNLVVLGSINADHILNLESFPRPGETVTGSQYQVAFGGKGANQAVAAGRSGANIAFIACTGDDDTGEQVRKQLASDNIDIAPVSVVAGESTGVALIFVNGEGENVIGIHAGANAALTTERVAEQEERIASADALLMQLESPLESVLAAAKIAHGNQTTVALNPAPARELPDELLSLVDIITPNETEAEKLTGVRVENDEEAAQAAQVLHDKGIETVIITLGSRGVWASQKGTGQRVPGFKVQAIDTIAAGDTFNGALMTALLEGTELPEALRFAHAAAAIAVTRKGAQPSVPWRKEIDDFLRQQG from the coding sequence ATGAAAACCGCAGGTAACCTCGTCGTCCTTGGCAGTATCAATGCCGATCACATTCTTAACCTTGAATCTTTCCCGCGACCGGGCGAAACCGTGACTGGCAGCCAGTATCAAGTGGCGTTTGGCGGAAAAGGCGCGAATCAGGCCGTCGCCGCCGGACGCAGCGGGGCGAACATCGCTTTTATCGCCTGTACCGGCGATGACGACACCGGCGAACAAGTGCGTAAGCAGCTGGCGAGCGACAATATAGACATTGCGCCAGTGAGCGTTGTGGCTGGGGAATCCACCGGCGTGGCGCTGATTTTCGTTAATGGTGAAGGTGAGAATGTTATCGGTATTCACGCGGGGGCAAACGCCGCGCTGACAACTGAGCGAGTCGCGGAGCAAGAAGAACGTATTGCCAGCGCCGATGCGCTGCTGATGCAGCTGGAATCGCCGCTGGAAAGCGTGCTGGCGGCGGCGAAAATTGCGCACGGCAACCAGACGACCGTGGCGCTGAATCCCGCTCCGGCGCGAGAACTGCCGGACGAACTGCTTTCGCTGGTGGATATCATCACCCCTAACGAAACCGAAGCAGAAAAGCTGACTGGCGTGCGGGTCGAAAATGATGAGGAAGCCGCCCAGGCAGCGCAGGTGCTTCATGATAAAGGCATCGAAACGGTTATCATTACACTCGGCAGTCGCGGCGTGTGGGCCAGCCAGAAAGGGACCGGTCAGCGCGTGCCGGGCTTTAAAGTGCAGGCCATTGACACTATCGCGGCGGGCGACACCTTTAACGGCGCGCTGATGACGGCGCTGCTGGAAGGCACCGAATTACCGGAGGCGTTGCGTTTTGCCCATGCGGCAGCGGCTATTGCTGTGACCCGCAAAGGCGCGCAGCCTTCTGTTCCATGGCGCAAAGAGATCGACGATTTTTTACGTCAGCAGGGGTAA